In Conger conger chromosome 12, fConCon1.1, whole genome shotgun sequence, one DNA window encodes the following:
- the sec14l7 gene encoding SEC14-like protein 2: MSGRVGDLSQKQEEALTQLRERIEDILPQLPLQHDHFLLRWLRARSFNVQKAETMLRKHVEFRKNMKVDALVTEWEPPEVITRYMAGGMCGYDLEGSPIWYDVIGPLDPKGLLLSASKQDFLKRKIRDTEMMHRLCRQQSEKLGKVVESITLIYDCEGLGLKHLWKPAIESYGEILTMYEENYPEGLKRLLIIKAPKLFPVAYNLIKHFLCEDTRNKIMVLGANWQEVLRKYIDPAELPVAYGGTLTDPDGDPSCKTWINYGGDVPSSYYVQDSVKVQYEQSVTIGRGSSHQLEYEILFPGCVLRWQFASEGADIGFGVFLKTRIGSRQKAGEMQEVVPSERYNSHMVPEDGSLTCADAGVYVLRFDNTYSVVHSKKISFTVEVLLSDSQMQSEKQFE, from the exons ATGAGCGGACGTGTCGGCGACCTCAGCCAAAAGCAGGAGGAAGCGTTGACGCAG tTACGAGAGAGAATAGAAGACATTCTCCCGCAGCTCCCATTGCAACATGACCATTTCCTGCTTCGCTGGCTTAGAG CCAGAAGCTTCAATGTACAGAAAGCAGAGACAATGCTTCGAAAG CATGTGGAATTCAGGAAGAACATGAAAGTAGACGCACTGGTTACTGAGTGGGAGCCACCGGAG GTGATCACCCGATACATGGCAGGGGGGATGTGCGGTTACGACCTAGAGGGCAGCCCCATCTGGTACGATGTGATTGGCCCACTGGACCCCAAGGGCCTCCTCCTGTCTGCCAGCAAGCAAGACTTCCTCAAGCGCAAGATCCGCGACACTGAGATGATGCACAGGCTGTGTCGGCAGCAGTCAGAGAAG CTGGGGAAGGTTGTGGAGTCCATCACCCTGATCTATGACTGCGAGGGGCTGGGACTTAAACACCTGTGGAAACCTGCCATCGAGTCCTACGGAGAA aTCCTCACCATGTACGAGGAGAACTATCCCGAGGGCTTAAAGAGGCTGCTTATCATCAAAG CCCCCAAGCTCTTCCCTGTGGCCTATAACCTGATTAAGCACTTCCTGTGTGAGGACACACGCAATAAGATCATGGTCCTGGGAG CCAACTGGCAGGAGGTGCTGCGGAAGTACATAGACCCGGCGGAGCTGCCTGTTGCCTACGGGGGTACGCTGACCGACCCCGATGGGGACCCCAGCTGTAAGACCTGG ATAAACTACGGGGGCGATGTGCCAAGCTCGTACTACGTGCAGGACTCAGTGAAAGTGCAGTACGAGCAGAGCGTCACCATCGGCCGCGGCTCCTCACACCAGCTGGAATATGAGATCCTGTTCCCGGGCTGCGTGCTGCG GTGGCAGTTTGCGAGTGAGGGGGCGGATATCGGCTTCGGGGTGTTCCTGAAGACCAGGATCGGCTCCAGGCAGAAGGCTGGGGAAATGCAGGAGGTGGTGCCCAGCGAGCGCTACAACTCCCACATGGTGCCCGAAGACGGTTCCCTGACCTGCGCTGACGCGGGCGTCT ATGTACTGCGGTTTGACAACACCTACAGTGTCGTGCATTCCAAGAAGATCAGCTTC